The sequence GTCCAGACCTATTCTCAATATCAGCTGATAGAAGAAGGTGTTGCACGATTTTTCAATTGCATGCTCAACCGTCAAAGGGCCGTGTGGTCCGCCGTGGCACTTGAAGAATCTTCCGAAATAAAAACCGCCCGGACAGTTAATTATCGACTGCGGGGTTATAATCCCTTCTTCCAGGGCAGCAATAGCAGCCAGAGGCTTGAATGTAGATCCCGGCGGGTTGACTGAAAGCGTAGCACGGTTGTATAGCGGCTTGTCTGGATCGCTGTTTAAGTTCCTCCAGATCTCCTTCGGGGTAACAGTCGTAAAATTGTTAAGGTCGTACTGCGGGGAGCTTACAAATGCCAGAATTTCACCCGTCTTTGGCTCAATTGCAACAAGCGCCCCTTTAAGTCCCTTAAAGCCCCTTTCGGCCGCCTTCTGCGCATCAGCATCAATTGTTAGGACCAGGTCGTCCCCTTTTACAGATTCCTTGTCGTTAAGGCCATCCTTAAAACGCCCGATTTCCTTCCTCCTCGAATCCACCAGCATGTACTTTACGCCTTTGATTCCCCTCAGGTATTTTTCATACGTCTTTTCAACGCCGTTATTGCCGACGAAATCACCCATGTCGTAATAATCTTTATTCATTTCAAGCTGCTTGCGCGAGATTTCCTTGGTGTAGCCGAACATGTGAGAAGCCATAATGCTGTCGGGATACTCCCTTTCCATATCCACAATGTAGCTTACGCCCGGAAGCTGTTCCTTGTTTTCCTCGATCCATGAGATAACCTGAAAGCTTACATCTCTCTGGACACGGATCGGAAGGTACTTCGAATACTGCACGTTGTCGGCCAGAATTTCATCTATATAGCCCGGCTCGGCACCAATGACGGTCTCAATTACATTGTTCAGTTTCCTGCTGTAGTTAGAAGGCGTTATAAGAAGTGTATAAGAGGGCTTGTTGTTTACAACAATCTTGTAATTCCTGTCGTAAAAAACTCCCCTCAGAGGGGTCTGCACTATTCCTTTAATGCTGTTGTCAGCCGACTTCCCGTCAAAAAATTCGTGCTTTATCACCTGCATGTTAAACAGCTGCAGCACTAAAACGGCAAAAAAGGAAACAA is a genomic window of Ignavibacteria bacterium containing:
- the mrdA gene encoding penicillin-binding protein 2 codes for the protein MTSSRKFGTDVRRSILYYVLVSFFAVLVLQLFNMQVIKHEFFDGKSADNSIKGIVQTPLRGVFYDRNYKIVVNNKPSYTLLITPSNYSRKLNNVIETVIGAEPGYIDEILADNVQYSKYLPIRVQRDVSFQVISWIEENKEQLPGVSYIVDMEREYPDSIMASHMFGYTKEISRKQLEMNKDYYDMGDFVGNNGVEKTYEKYLRGIKGVKYMLVDSRRKEIGRFKDGLNDKESVKGDDLVLTIDADAQKAAERGFKGLKGALVAIEPKTGEILAFVSSPQYDLNNFTTVTPKEIWRNLNSDPDKPLYNRATLSVNPPGSTFKPLAAIAALEEGIITPQSIINCPGGFYFGRFFKCHGGPHGPLTVEHAIEKSCNTFFYQLILRIGLDKWADYARRFGFGHKTGVDISEENRGILPSTEYYNKRYGKNGWTKGFIVSLGIGQGELSVTPMQLAQYVSLIANDGKSVKPHMVKGYVDPGTKNLVPFKFDPIDTRVSRKTMEIVKHGMYLVVNGAGTAGNAKIPGITVAGKTGTAQNPHGKDHAWFMGFAPYEDPKIAVAVLVENAGFGATWAAPIARSVMQAYLNKSSLHQNQAVAKNQNTPKDQTPPKNQDTPKDQNVSKGQTVTKDQAVTKGQTVSKEKTITREKPVNKGQTVTKEEAVLKDQNERKIKNAPKNQTPKGQKGSKGEEKIVAASNKN